The DNA window CCAACGGCATGCGCGACCGTCTTGTGCTCGGCGAGCCATTCATCGTGAGCATCGAGGGGGGCCACATCATGTGCATCCGCGGTGCTGTGGTGGACCACGCCGACGAGGTGCAGTGGCTCATCTCCAACGATCCTTATGGCAATCTGAATGGCGTCGACTCGGTCTACGGTGGGGTCGACATCGGTGAGTCCGTCGGAGCCGGCGGGGTCAACGATCCCGGCGATGTCTCGGCGGTGCAGGATGTCCTCCGCTCTCTGGGCCATTACAATGGGCCGGTCCATGGTGAGGTCGACGATGCAACCATTGCAGCCATCCGTAGCTTCCAGAACGGCGGCGACGGGCGCGTCGATCCCGGGGGCGGCACGGAGCGCAGGCTCAATCAGACGCTCGGCGGGCGCGATAATCCCTGGTATAGCCGCGACGAGAACGAGATCAACACGGCCAGTGGTGACGGCTCGGCGCGCGGAAAACACGTCTACTACAACGGTGAGACCGAGAGTAAACCCAGACGTCTGCGCCTCAACGCCAGCAGCAGGCTGATGATCTTGAACCGCAGCCCATCGCTCACCCGGGAGGAGGTCGCCACCCGGCTCACCGAGGGGGTCGTGCCGCGCGAATGAGGGCGACGCTCACCTCGGACATCGAGCGCGGCAGCCTCGCACCAGCAACGCCTGCTCCAGCCGCCGCTTGACGGCGCCTTGCTGGCCTCGACGTCGCGCTGTTGCTACCGGGGCCGGGTTGTGAGTCGTGCGTCGCCCTCCAGCAGTCGCCTGAGTTCTTCAAACCTGTCCACGAATCCCGGATAGAAAGAAGGATAGTGGAACGCCGACGGACCTCTCTTTTTTACCGCGGAAAGTGCTCGCGCCGCCGCCTGTGCCAAGCTCTGGAACTGCCCAGCATCCAGCCCTGAGAGATCGCAGTAACCCAGCGCAACCCCGGTTCGTGAATTCAACAGAAGCTGCGCCAGCTCTCGTCGCGAAGGTTCGAGTTCCTCCGCGATGTACGCGAGAACATTATCGTAAACCCACCCTGCGACGATCCAGTCCGCATTGTCCCCGAGGACGATGACTCCCGACATCTGGGCTCCTCTACCGGGCAATCATAAGCGTCGGCTCGATCCTGTCGCCATTTTTCTGAAGGGCCTTGCTTCCGTGTTCCCGTGCGCGATCCAGGCCAGAGGGCAGCCGGAGCTTCCTTGAAGTCGGGAAGGTGACCCCGGTCATCGCGTGGTGGTAACCGCAAGGCTTCGCTGGTGAAAGAGTGGTTCAGCCCAGAGCGTGCCCGGTTGCGGTTCGATGCGCATCCAGCAGGTGACGGGACGCTCTTGTCGCGTGCTGGCTCAGGGCCGCGTGAGCGCGCCGGCCACGATCAGGAGGCCGAAGAAGACCGCGTTGAACCTGGGCTGCCAGTACTCCATGAAGAGGACGGCGACCGCGAGCCAACCGACGGTGGCGATCAGGGACAGGAGCACGACAGGCAGCTCGCTCAACACGTCCCGTGCGCGGAATGTGAGCCAGAGGCCGAGCAGACCAAACACGGTCTGGCCGAGCGCGAAGGCCGAGTGAACGCCGTAGTAGAGGGTCGTCTCGGTGCCGGGGACGTGCTTGCCGCGCAGGTGCTGAGACACGACGTCGATGACGAAGTGCATCACGCCCGTGAGGGTCAGCCAGCCGTAGGCCGCGTGGAGGAGGTATTTGTGCATGTCGTTCTCGTGCGCAACTATTCGAAGGTGACGCTCGTGAGCTGCTCGGATACGCGCCACAAGCGTTCGGCGGCGGCGCGGTCCTGGGCCTGAGGTGGGACCTTGGCGAGGGCCGGAGAGCCGCGCATTTCGTTCATCTTGTCGGGTCCGTAGTAGGCACCGGCTCGCGCCTCGGGGGAGGTCGCGGCAAAGAGCGTGGGGAGCGCTCCTTGCGACGCGGGCTGGAAGAGGAACCACAAGAAGGTCCGCGCCATGCCGGCGCCGCTCCATCGGCCAGGCGCGTTGTGGAGAAGGTCGGTGCGGGAGATGCCGGGATGGGCGGCGATGCTGGTGACGCCCCATCGGTTTGCCTCGCTGCGTCGGTGCAGCTCGATGGCGAACATCAAGCAGGCGAGCTTCGACTGGCTGTAAGCCCGCATCGTCTGGTAGCCCCGCTGGGCCTGCAGGTCGTCGAAGTCGAGGGCGCCGTCTCGCGCGGCGACGCTCGACAGGGTGACGACGCGCGCGCTCTGGCCATTGCGCAGGAGAGGCAGGAGGTGCGCCGTCAGCGCGAAGTGGCCGAGATGGTTGGTGCCGAGCTGTAGCTCGAAGCCATCCGAGGTCTCCTGCCGGTTCGGTGGCGTCATCACGGCGGCGTTGTTGATCAGGAGGTCGAGGCTCTTTCGCTGCGCTTTCAGCCGGGTAGCGAAGTCGATGATCGATGCGAGGCTGGCGAGATCGACCTGCTCGAACCGGACGTTCGCGGCCGGGATGGCCGCCTGGACCTTCGCGACGGCGTCCGCGCCCTTCTGCTGGTTGCGGCCCGCGATGATGACTTCACCGCCTGCCCGCGCGAGTTCGAGGGCATCTTCGAGGCCGAGGCCTCCGGTGCCGGTGATGACGGCCGAGCGGCCCTTCTGGGAAGGCATGGAGGACGTCGTCCACTTGGTCATGCTGAGAGATGTAACGACGGGCTCGAACAGCGTAAAGAACGGGAGTTCTGACACGCTGTCTGGTAAATCGAGACAATGAGCCTCGACCTCGACGCCCTCAAGGTCTTCGTCCGGGTAGCAGAGTTGCGGAGCTTCACCCAGGCCGCTCAGCAGCTCGGGATGCCCAAGGCACGCGCATCGTCGCACGTGCAGAAGCTCGAAGCCGAACTTGGAACGGAGCTTCTCCAGCGCTCGACCCGGGTCGTGCGCGCCACACCCGAGGGGGAGCAGCTCTTGAAGCGAGCGCCGGGTCTCCTCGCGGAGGCCGAGGAGATTGCGACGCTCTTTCGTGCGGGGCGCGCGCTGCGTGGGCGGGTCCGCGTGGAGCTTCCGGTCCGGGTCGCGTGTGAGTACGTCATTCCTCGGCTGCCCGAGCTGCTCGCGCGTCATCCGCAGCTCCAGGTGGAGATCTGCGCGAGCGACAGGATCGTGGCGGCGCTGCGTGAGGGGCGTGATCTCGTGCTGCGCGTGGGGCCGGTCGGCGAGCCGGGGCTCGTGGGGCGCCGTATCGGCGAGGTGCCGATGATGAACTGCGTGAGCCCCTCGTACCTGCGTCAGCACGGGATGCCGCGCACGCTGGAGGACCTGCGCGAGCACCTGATCGTCCACTACGCCACCGACGCGGTCCCGAGCTTCGAGTATTTCGACGGAAAGGCGTACACGGAGCTGCCGATGCGCAGCGCGGTGACCGTGGACAACATCGAGGCGTATGTGGCGGCATGCGTCGCGGGGCTCGGCATCGTGCAGGTGCCCCGCGCAGAGCAGGAGCAGCTCGCGAACAAGCTGGTGGAGGTTCTGCCAGAGTTCACGGCGCGGCCCGTGCCCATTTCGCTGCTGCACACGCATGGGCGCGCCGTGCCGCGTCGGGTGCGCGCCGTGATGACATGGCTGCTCGAGGTGCTTCAGCCGATGGTCGGTGAGTTCGTGACGTCTCCGTGAGGGGCCCGGGGGGGTTGCAGTGATTGCATCGGTCCAGACAGGATGGCTGGAGTGTCATGACATGAAGTCGAAGAGAATTGTCTATGTCGGTCCCGGCCTGTCCGGGCGAACGACATCCATCTTGTCGTTGTTCAACCAATCGGGTCAGGACGAACGACGGTACTTCGACCTTTACGACGAGGGATGCCCGCTGACCCTGCCCTCTGGTGAGACCATCATTCCGCGCGTCTCGGGTGGTCGACCGACCCTGTACCGTGGTGCCGACGGCCGCCCTCGTGCGAATCGGATGGGGCTGGATCTCGAGTGGTTGTGCGAAGCCGATGGGATCGTGTTCGTCATCGATTCGCAGCGGTTGCGGCAGGAGGCCAATGTTTTCGAGTTCGATCTCCTCAAGCAGGATCTGCTGTATCAAGGGCAAGACGTGGAGAAGAAGCCCCCGATCTTCCAGGTCAACAAACGGGATCTGACGATGTGTGACCTCATGTCGCTGGACGAACTCCGCAGCGCATTTCCAACGCAACACGATGTCCTCGTCGAGAGTAAAGCCAGGGAAGGGGTCGGGACGATGGAGGCCGTCCTCGCGCTCCTCCAGAGGATGCGTGGCGCATGAGAGGTCGAGGGGGCGAGGCGGCGCTCGTGACGAATCGGTAATGACCTGGGGCGTTCCGGACCACGACCTCGAAGCGGTGGACGGGCGACGCGCGGCTCAGGCGAGCTGGCGGATCACCCGCGCGGGGACCCCTGCCACGAGGCTGTTCGGCGGGACGTCATGGGTCACCACGGCGCCTGCTGCGACGACGGCGTTCTCGCCAAGGGTGACGCCGGCCAGGATCGTCGCCGCCGTCGAGATCCACACATTCGTTTCAATCACGATGGGCTTCGCGACGACGCGGGTGCGCCGCGCTGCGGGGTCCACTGGATGGCTCGATGTGGAGAGATTCACTTTGGGACCGATCATCACGTCGTCTGCGATGTCGATGCTGCCGATGTCCATGAGGTGGCAGCACTGATTGATGAAGACCCTCTTTCCGACGCGGATGTTGACG is part of the Chondromyces crocatus genome and encodes:
- a CDS encoding SDR family oxidoreductase; translation: MTKWTTSSMPSQKGRSAVITGTGGLGLEDALELARAGGEVIIAGRNQQKGADAVAKVQAAIPAANVRFEQVDLASLASIIDFATRLKAQRKSLDLLINNAAVMTPPNRQETSDGFELQLGTNHLGHFALTAHLLPLLRNGQSARVVTLSSVAARDGALDFDDLQAQRGYQTMRAYSQSKLACLMFAIELHRRSEANRWGVTSIAAHPGISRTDLLHNAPGRWSGAGMARTFLWFLFQPASQGALPTLFAATSPEARAGAYYGPDKMNEMRGSPALAKVPPQAQDRAAAERLWRVSEQLTSVTFE
- a CDS encoding LysR family transcriptional regulator, encoding MSLDLDALKVFVRVAELRSFTQAAQQLGMPKARASSHVQKLEAELGTELLQRSTRVVRATPEGEQLLKRAPGLLAEAEEIATLFRAGRALRGRVRVELPVRVACEYVIPRLPELLARHPQLQVEICASDRIVAALREGRDLVLRVGPVGEPGLVGRRIGEVPMMNCVSPSYLRQHGMPRTLEDLREHLIVHYATDAVPSFEYFDGKAYTELPMRSAVTVDNIEAYVAACVAGLGIVQVPRAEQEQLANKLVEVLPEFTARPVPISLLHTHGRAVPRRVRAVMTWLLEVLQPMVGEFVTSP
- a CDS encoding DapH/DapD/GlmU-related protein codes for the protein MHRTLDRTPQIIEIGSRESEVMFTNIRRAMRMTAQMNQLTFDDADEIRRLFSELTGREVDPTFSLIPPFYTDHGVNIRVGKRVFINQCCHLMDIGSIDIADDVMIGPKVNLSTSSHPVDPAARRTRVVAKPIVIETNVWISTAATILAGVTLGENAVVAAGAVVTHDVPPNSLVAGVPARVIRQLA